The region CACCTAGCTCTTTTACTAATCGTTTCGCACATTTTAATACCACATCATCTTCTTTGTGTCCCGGAACTGTTAGTAAAGAAACCGAGGTTGTCTTTTTAGAAATATCATGTGGCATATCAACAGGAATTCCTAACGCTACAGCTCCAATATGAGGAATATCTCCACCTTCGATTGTGATATTTAAATCGTTCCCCATTTTAATGATTCGGCATTTAATGTTGTGTTCTTTAAATTTTTCACTAATAACTAACATCTTAACTCACCTCAAATTAATTTCGTTTATAGCGACAGCAAATACTTTCTAAATAATCAATTAAGATGAACAATATTAGACCAACTAAACTTAACACGACAATTCCTGAATACATGTCTATATAGTTGATACGCGACCATGAATCTTGAATAAAGTAACCTAATCCTTGCTTTGTTCCGTAGGCTTCTGCAAAAAATAATACAGAAAAAGCCGTCCCAATTGATAGACGAATATTCGTTAACACCTCTGATAAAATAGCCGGGAATGTAACATGTAAAAATAGCTGCCAACGATTCGCTCCAAGACTGATGAGTGGATTATAAAGTTCACCCTCTACATTTAAAACAGCGTCGCGTACCGATACGATGACCTGAAATACGGTAATTAACACGATAATCACGATTTTAGAGTTATCCCCAAGTCCATATAATGTCATTACCACAGGCAATAAAGCCGTTTTGGGGACAGGATAAACAAAATAGACGAGTGGGTTTAATAATTTATTACATCGCTTAGAATATCCCATCAAAAGTCCAACAAGTGAGCCAATAGTAAAAGAGATTAAGAGTCCGACAAAAATGCGATACAGACTCGCAAGGATATGAACATAAAATCCATTTTCAAAAAGGGTTGGTAAATTCAAATAAACTTTACCTGGCATCGGTAAGCTTCGAGTATCCATCAAGAACGATCCTATGATCCAAATAATATTTAACAAGATGAACCCTTTGATAAAGCTCCATAATTTTTCTAATGAAGTCAATTCGCCCACCCCTTTTTAATTAATTTTTTCATATGATCGTATAATGTTAAATATTCAGGGTGTTGTCTGAAATGATTGTTGTTGAAAAGTGGATTTTCAATTATTTCTGTAATTTGTCCTGGAGTATTCGACATGATGATAATTTTTTTTCCCATATATAATGCTTCATCGATACTATGTGTGACGAAGAAGGTGTTAATCTGATTTTCTTGCCAAATTTTTAAGAATAGTTCCTGTGCATCTTCTTTGATAATGGCATCTAGTGCTGAAAAAGCTTCATCCATTAAGAGTAAGTCAGGCTGCATTAGGAAACTGCGTACCATTGAGACACGTTGCTTTTGTCCCCCCGAGAGTTCACTTGGATATCTTTTGTTAAGAGCATCAATATTTAATGTCTTCATCATCTCATTCATTTTATTCAATGTTTCATTTGTTACTTTTTCGCGTTTAATTTTAAAAGATAATAAACAATTTTCTTCGACTGTTTTCCACGGTAAAAGCCCAAAATTTTGAGGAATAAATCCTATCTTATGAAGATGAGGGTTAAGCTCCTCCCCGTTTAGAAGAACTTGACCCTCATACTCTTTGATTATTCCAGATAAGACATTTAGAAGTGTTGACTTCCCACACCCAGATGGTCCAATAATGGCACAGATATCATGACTATCTGCTGTGAAATTAATATTTTCTAATGCCTTAACCTCTTTATTTTTGCTTTTATAGGAAACAGATAAGTGATTTACCTGTATCATAAAAGCCTCCTTATTGCATCGCGATGTTGTTGATTACATCAGCTGCTTTAATGTCTTTAGTTAATAAACCCTTATCTTTTGACCAGTCTAATACTTTTTGGACATTTTCTTCAGCTGGTAAGTAGTTGTGTAAGTACTCAGGTAAAATGATATTTCCACGCATTTCATCTGAATAATTTGCTGCATTGATGATTACATCTTCAAATTCAGCGATATCTGTGTTGTTAATATAATCGATTGCTTTATTATACGCCTTGTAGAATCCTTGAACAGCTTCTTTATTTTCATCAATTACTTCTTGTAAGAAAGCTGTCACTGAAATCATGATATCTTCATTGTAGATTTTATCTACTTCTTTTGCTCCATTTGCAATAGCCGTATCATTAAATGGTGTTGGTAAAATAGCTGCATCCACTTGGTTGTTTTGTAATGCTTCTAAACGAGCTGGCATAGCAGGAATTGCAATTTTTTCAATATCAGCTACTGTCATTCCGTTACTAATCGCTAAATAATCTGATAAATAATCAATCATTGTATTTTCTGAAATCGCCATCGATTTTCCTTTTAAATCAGCTAGCGTAGAAATTCCTGATTCAGGTGTTGCTACTAATGTCCAAGAACCATTTGTCGTCCCTGTGATTTGCATGTTAATATCAGAATTTTGATAAATTGAAATCGCAACTTCATCGCATAAAACTCCGTCTAATTCCCCTGCTTGTAAAGCCGCATCGCGATCTTTTGCTGCTGCGAATACTTGTAAATCAAGATCAATCCCCTCTTCAGTGAAATAACCTTGATCTTGTGCGATGATTAATGGAACAACATCAATCGAACTCATGACTCCAAAGCTTAATTTAGTTAATTCTGTTGTCTCAGTCGTTTCTGATCCTTCAGGAGTTGGTGTTACTTGCTCCTCTTTTTGATCACCACATGCAGCTAACATTGTTGTGGCCATCAAAGCTACTGCCATTAGTGAAAATTTCTTAATCTTCATAGTTTGTATCCTCCCATTTTTTAAATAAATTATGATTTATATTAAGATAGCTTAATACCTTTCCTACAACGAAATTAACTAAGTCTTCTAAAGTTTGTGGATGGTGGTAAAATCCAGGCATCGCCGGAATAATAGTAGCACCTACTTTTGAAAGATGACACATATTTTCAAGATGAATCGTATTGAACGGAGTCTCTCTCGGTACAATAATTAATTTACGTCCTTCTTTTAGTGCAACATCTGCTGCACGACATAGTAAATTTCTAGATAATCCATGGCTAATTTCTGCTAAAGTCCCCATTGAACAAGGCATCACAATAACAGCATCAAATCCATGTGAACCACTTGCCACTCCAGCAAATAAATTCTGATTATCTTCTAACTTAACAGTTGGTTGATTTAGTTCTCGGATCCATTGCTTTAAATCTAAAGAGAGCTCATATTTAAAGACTTGCTTTCCTTTATCCGTCGCAATAACATGAACCAAGTAACCCTTTGATGCAAGTTCTTCAATCAATCGTTTGGCATAAATACTACCACTTGCTCCTGTGATTCCAACAACAATTTTTTTCATGATTAATCTCCTAAATTAAACAATCAAGTAATCCTGTCACTAAAAAGACAATACTGATAACTTGATTAATACTATAAGAAGCGATTTTAACATTTGTTAAATTATCTGGCTTCACTAACCTGTGTTGAATTACAAATAATACCATATTTATTAATAAACCGCCATAATAAATTATACCCAATTGCGGAGCTAATAAGCCAACCATAAGTAAGAAAATGACAGCTAAAACATGAAATACCGATGAAATATGTAAGGCATTTTTCACTCCAAAGCGAGCCGGAATGGAATGAATTCCATTTTTCGTATCAAAATCATAATCTTGAGCACCGTAAATGATATCAAACCCTGCTACCCATAATGTATTAGCAGCTCCCATCGCAAGTGGAATTAATGAAATTTTTCCTGTTACGGCAAGCCATGCTCCAACTGGTGCTGCTGCCGAAGTAATTCCAAGGACTAAGTGACACATCCAAGTAAAACGTTTCGTGTATGAATAAATCGTCATTAAGAATAACGCGATTGGGGATAAGATAAAACAAATGGTATTTAACTGCCATGCTGCAAAGACCATAATAGCAAAACAGATCACAACAAAAATTAAAATTTCTTTTTTATTCATTAATCCCTGTGGTAATTGACGTGTTGCTGTTCGTGGATTTTTGGCATCAATTTCAGCATCAATGACACGATTTAAGGCATTCGCTCCTGTTCGGGCTGACATAAATGCAACTAAAATCCAAAAGATAACTCTAAAATTTAACTTTCCATTTCCTGCAAGTAACATTGAAATTAAAGCAAATGACAATGAGAAAATGGTATGTGAGAACATGACTAGTACTCCGTAGTCATTAATTTTTTTTCCTATTTTCTTAATCAATTCCATACTCACTCCATCTACGTGTGACTTTTTCTTTTACATCATCTGACATGACAATATCATCTGGCCAAACGCGTTGATGACCATCCATTGCTAACTTTTTCGTTGCATCGATTCCTAAACGATGCCCAAACTGTTCAGATGGAACCTCACGAATGACTAAATCACGCATAGCATCAATATTATTAAAGACTTTCCATGCAACTTTTGATGTATCTGTTGAATCAACATCCTCGTCAACAACAATTAAGAATTTATTATATTTCATAGCATCTTGTGACCATAATTCTTCCATTAACTGACGCACATCATCCTTGCTTTCTTTTTTGATTGAAACAACTAGGCATCCTTGTAAAACGTCTGACATTGGATAATCAAAATTTAATATTTTTTCATGAGTTGATAAGTATGCCGTCATATCGTCTTGGATTTTAATGTCCCATTTCGATTCAGTTCCTTCAACGTCAAATTTACGAGTCGCATCGACTCCTAATCTATAACCATAATGATCAGTTGATGAGGCATGATCTAGGGCATCAAGCGGACCTTGCGAGAA is a window of Turicibacter sanguinis DNA encoding:
- a CDS encoding proteasome assembly chaperone 4 family protein — encoded protein: MLVISEKFKEHNIKCRIIKMGNDLNITIEGGDIPHIGAVALGIPVDMPHDISKKTTSVSLLTVPGHKEDDVVLKCAKRLVKELGVTVVVTCGIHIKDITFNEINDLLTLINQMMTQIIEQLK
- a CDS encoding ABC transporter permease, with product MDTRSLPMPGKVYLNLPTLFENGFYVHILASLYRIFVGLLISFTIGSLVGLLMGYSKRCNKLLNPLVYFVYPVPKTALLPVVMTLYGLGDNSKIVIIVLITVFQVIVSVRDAVLNVEGELYNPLISLGANRWQLFLHVTFPAILSEVLTNIRLSIGTAFSVLFFAEAYGTKQGLGYFIQDSWSRINYIDMYSGIVVLSLVGLILFILIDYLESICCRYKRN
- a CDS encoding ABC transporter ATP-binding protein, with product MIQVNHLSVSYKSKNKEVKALENINFTADSHDICAIIGPSGCGKSTLLNVLSGIIKEYEGQVLLNGEELNPHLHKIGFIPQNFGLLPWKTVEENCLLSFKIKREKVTNETLNKMNEMMKTLNIDALNKRYPSELSGGQKQRVSMVRSFLMQPDLLLMDEAFSALDAIIKEDAQELFLKIWQENQINTFFVTHSIDEALYMGKKIIIMSNTPGQITEIIENPLFNNNHFRQHPEYLTLYDHMKKLIKKGWAN
- a CDS encoding ABC transporter substrate-binding protein; its protein translation is MKIKKFSLMAVALMATTMLAACGDQKEEQVTPTPEGSETTETTELTKLSFGVMSSIDVVPLIIAQDQGYFTEEGIDLDLQVFAAAKDRDAALQAGELDGVLCDEVAISIYQNSDINMQITGTTNGSWTLVATPESGISTLADLKGKSMAISENTMIDYLSDYLAISNGMTVADIEKIAIPAMPARLEALQNNQVDAAILPTPFNDTAIANGAKEVDKIYNEDIMISVTAFLQEVIDENKEAVQGFYKAYNKAIDYINNTDIAEFEDVIINAANYSDEMRGNIILPEYLHNYLPAEENVQKVLDWSKDKGLLTKDIKAADVINNIAMQ
- a CDS encoding UbiX family flavin prenyltransferase — its product is MKKIVVGITGASGSIYAKRLIEELASKGYLVHVIATDKGKQVFKYELSLDLKQWIRELNQPTVKLEDNQNLFAGVASGSHGFDAVIVMPCSMGTLAEISHGLSRNLLCRAADVALKEGRKLIIVPRETPFNTIHLENMCHLSKVGATIIPAMPGFYHHPQTLEDLVNFVVGKVLSYLNINHNLFKKWEDTNYED
- a CDS encoding UbiA-like polyprenyltransferase encodes the protein MELIKKIGKKINDYGVLVMFSHTIFSLSFALISMLLAGNGKLNFRVIFWILVAFMSARTGANALNRVIDAEIDAKNPRTATRQLPQGLMNKKEILIFVVICFAIMVFAAWQLNTICFILSPIALFLMTIYSYTKRFTWMCHLVLGITSAAAPVGAWLAVTGKISLIPLAMGAANTLWVAGFDIIYGAQDYDFDTKNGIHSIPARFGVKNALHISSVFHVLAVIFLLMVGLLAPQLGIIYYGGLLINMVLFVIQHRLVKPDNLTNVKIASYSINQVISIVFLVTGLLDCLI